The Stenotrophomonas sp. ASS1 genome segment CGTAGTCACCGTCGAGGTCGAATTCGAGAATCTGCATGGAGCGAGGTTCCTGGGGAAGGGCGCAGCCAGCGGCCGGGCCGGTGAAGAGGGCGCGTATTGTGCGCCAGCTTGGGGCATGACGGTACGCGCACGGCAAGCTGTACGCCTTGTTCAGGATCAATGCGGTATGATTCCGCTCTGAGCGAGTGAAATCTCCTCCAACCGAGCAGCGCCAGGGCACGCGATAAGAAGGGCGCCCAAAGCGCGGACCATCACCTTTTTTATCGCACTGCCAGGAAGACGGCAGTGTCTTCGGAGTTCCCCATGTCCCAAGATTCCCAAGCGCCGCTGCAGTTCGCGCAGCTCGGCCTGTCCGAGCCCGTGATGCAGGCGGTCACCGCCATCGGCTACGAAACCCCGTCGCCGATCCAGGCCGCCACCATCCCGGCGATGCTGGAAGGCCGCGACGTGCTGGGCCAGGCCCAGACCGGCACCGGCAAGACCGCAGCGTTCGCGCTGCCGGTTCTGTCCAACATCGATCTGCAGCAGATCAAGCCGCAGGCCCTGATCCTGGCGCCGACCCGCGAACTGGCCATCCAGGTTGCCGAGGCGTTCCAGTCCTATTCGTCGAAGATCCCGGGCTTCCGCGTGCTGCCGGTGTACGGCGGCCAGCCGTACGGCCAGCAGCTGTCGGCCCTGCGCCGCGGCGTGCACATCGTGGTCGGTACCCCCGGCCGCGTGATCGACCACCTGGACCGCAGCACTCTGGACCTGTCCGAGCTGAAGACGCTGGTGCTGGACGAAGCCGATGAAATGCTGCGCATGGGCTTCATCGACGACGTCGAAGCCGTGCTGAAGAAGCTGCCGGAGCAGCGCCAGGTGGCCCTGTTTTCGGCCACCATGCCGCCGCAGATCCGCCGCATCGCGCAGACCTACCTGCAGGACCCGGTGGAAGTGACCATCGCGGCCAAGACCACCACCTCGGCCAACATCCGCCAGCGTTACTGGTGGGTGAGCGGCATGCACAAGCTGGACGCGCTGACCCGCATCCTGGAAGTCGAGCCGTTCGACGCGATGATCATCTTCGCGCGCACCAAGGCCGGCACCGAAGAACTGGCCAGCAAGCTGCAGGCCCGTGGCCTGGCCGCTGCCGCCATCAACGGTGACATGCAGCAGGCCCAGCGTGAGCGCACCATCGCCATGCTGAAGGAAGGCAAGCTGGACATCCTGGTCGCCACCGACGTGGCTGCCCGCGGCCTGGACGTGGAGCGCATCAGCCACGTGCTGAACTACGACATCCCGTACGACACCGAAAGCTACGTGCACCGCATCGGCCGTACCGGTCGTGCCGGCCGCAGCGGCGAGGCGATCCTGTTCGCCACCCCGCGCGAGAAGGGCATGCTGCGCCAGATCGAGCGCGCCACCCGCCAGCCGATCGAAGAGATGCAGCTGCCGAGTGTGGAAGCGGTCAACGACACCCGCATCAACAAGTTCACCTCGCGCATCAGCGAAACCCTCGGCGCCGGTGGCCTGGACTTCTACCGCCAGCTGCTGGAGCGTTTCGAGAACGAGCAGAACGTGCCGGCCATCGAAGTGGCTGCCGCGCTGGCCAAGATGCTGCAGGGTGACACCCCGTTCCTGCTGCAGCCGCCGGTGCGTGCCCCGCGTGAAGAGCGCGCACCGCGCGAACGCTTCGACCGTGGTGACCGTCCGGAACGTGGCGATCGCTTCGACCGCAACGAGCGTGGTCCGCGCTTCGAGCGTGGCCCGCGCCGCGACGACGCCGAAGGTGGCTTCGAGCAGCGTCCGCGCCGTGAGGTTCCGCCGCGTGGTGCGCCGGAGCAGGGCATGGAGACCTACCGCATTTCGGTCGGCCACCAGCACGGCGTGAAGCCGGCCAACATCGTTGGCGCCATTGCCAACGAAGCCGGTCTGGAAAGCCGCTTCATCGGCCGCATCGACATCCACGACGACTTCTCGCTGCTGGACCTGCCGGCACAGATGCCGCCGGACGTGCTGTCGCACCTGCAGAAGGTGTGGGTGTCCGGCCAGCAGCTGCAGATGCGTGCGCTGGCTCCGGGTGAAGACACCAACCCGGCCCCGCGTCCGTTCAAGCCGCGCTTCGACAGGCGTGGTCCGGGCGGCCCGGGTGGCCCGCGTCGCGGTGGCCCGGGCGGTCCGGGTGGCCACGGTGGCGACCGCGGCGGTGACCGCGGCGGTGACCGCGACAGCCGCCCGCCGCGTCGTGACGGCTTCAAGCCGCGCGGCCCGCGCAGCTTCTAAGCCGCACCTGCGGTCCTGAACAACGCCAGCCTCCGGGCTGGCGTTGTCCGTTATGGGCCTGGAAAAGGGGACGGAGGGGATTAAGTCGTTTATGCCCGGCAGTGCGCTTATGCCGAAAACGACTTAATCCCCTCCGTCCCCTTTTCGCATGGCAAACACATTGCCGGTCATAGGCTGGGCCGGTTCCAAGGGAGGTTGTCACCGCAGCACATTCGGGGGGATCCGGGATGGGTAGAAGTGGCACGGACCAGCAGAGCCGGCGGGTGCCGATGACCCGTGGCCTGGGATTGCGCTTTGCGTTGTTGACGGGCATGGCGATCGGGTTGGTCGCGCTGTCCGCGTTGATCCAGGAACTGCAGGCGGCCTCGACGGCCTGGATTGCCGGCCAGGGCTACTGGTCGCGGGGGCAGCAGGATGCGACCGCTGCGCTGAGCCGCTACCTGGCGCGTGGCGATGCGCAGGACCTGGATGACGCGCGCCAGGCCCTGCGGATTCCGTTGGGGGATCTGCAGGCCCGGCTGGCGCTGGAACAGGCGGTACCGGACGAGGAGAAGGCCCGGCAGGGTTTCCTGCAGGGCGGCAACGCGCGCGCCGATATTCCACGCCTGGTGTTCTCGTTCCGCTACGCCCGTGACCTGGGAGCATTCCGCGAAGCCACTGCACTGTGGCGGCAGACCGATGGTG includes the following:
- a CDS encoding DEAD/DEAH box helicase translates to MSQDSQAPLQFAQLGLSEPVMQAVTAIGYETPSPIQAATIPAMLEGRDVLGQAQTGTGKTAAFALPVLSNIDLQQIKPQALILAPTRELAIQVAEAFQSYSSKIPGFRVLPVYGGQPYGQQLSALRRGVHIVVGTPGRVIDHLDRSTLDLSELKTLVLDEADEMLRMGFIDDVEAVLKKLPEQRQVALFSATMPPQIRRIAQTYLQDPVEVTIAAKTTTSANIRQRYWWVSGMHKLDALTRILEVEPFDAMIIFARTKAGTEELASKLQARGLAAAAINGDMQQAQRERTIAMLKEGKLDILVATDVAARGLDVERISHVLNYDIPYDTESYVHRIGRTGRAGRSGEAILFATPREKGMLRQIERATRQPIEEMQLPSVEAVNDTRINKFTSRISETLGAGGLDFYRQLLERFENEQNVPAIEVAAALAKMLQGDTPFLLQPPVRAPREERAPRERFDRGDRPERGDRFDRNERGPRFERGPRRDDAEGGFEQRPRREVPPRGAPEQGMETYRISVGHQHGVKPANIVGAIANEAGLESRFIGRIDIHDDFSLLDLPAQMPPDVLSHLQKVWVSGQQLQMRALAPGEDTNPAPRPFKPRFDRRGPGGPGGPRRGGPGGPGGHGGDRGGDRGGDRDSRPPRRDGFKPRGPRSF